AGGGAGAGGGAATTTTAAGGAATTTCTATCTCTGGATTTGGGTAGAACCTAAGAATAGAGATAGAACTGAGAAATGGCGTAAAACTAACACTGCCTTCCCTATCTCTATTTTTCAATAGAAGAGGCTCTGAGGAGTTCATCCCACTCTTTGTCTATATCTTCCTGTAATTTCTTTAATATCCATTCATTTTCAGGGCTGAAGAGATGCTTGAACCTGCCCTGAGGTTTTAAAAAATCAACAATAGGCTTCTTATTCCTTGGAGTATATGTAACCTTAGTAATACCATTTTCAACTTCATAAAGTGGCCAGTAGCATGTATCAACCGCAAGCCTGCTGAGTTCAATGGCATCGTCTGTCCTTGACCTCCAGCCCCTGTTGCACGGAGAGATTACATTCATAAACTTGGGACCTTTTATTTCAAAAGCCTTCTTTACCTTTCTGATAAGGTCCTGCCAGTGGGCGGGTGATGCCTGGGCCACGTAAGGGATATCATGTGCAGCCATTATTTTGGTTAGATTCTTCCTCTGCTGCATTTTCCCCGGCACAACACTCCCCGCAGGGCTTGTAGTGGTATCTGCACCAAAAGGGGTTGCACTTGAACGCTGAATGCCTGTATTCATATATGCGCCATTGTCATAGCATATGTAAAGCATATCGTGGCCACGTTCCATCGCTCCTGAGAGGCTCTGAAGGCCAATGTCATAGGTACCACCATCGCCACCGAATGCTACGAATTTTATTTCTCTGTCAATCTTCCCTTGTTTTTTTAATGCGCTGTACATTGTCTCAACGCCTGCTATGGTTGCAGCAGCATTCTCAAAGGCGCTGTGAATCCAGGGTATTTTCCATGCAGTGTAAAGCGATATACAAGATGAGACCTCAAGGCAGCCTGTAGCATTGGATGCAATAACAGGGTAATCAGAGGCCATTAGCACCTGCTTAATAATAATGGGTGTCCCGCAACCAGAGCACATCCTGTGGCCATGGGTAAAGAGGTCCTCCTTCTTTGAGAGTTCTTTTAATTTCAATGGTATTGTCATCTCACTTCCTCAATCCAGATTTGTTATTCGTTATTGGTTATTATTCTCTTACCCCGATATATTCCTTAATGGTCTTAAACTTACCAGTTTCTACAATTTCCATAAGCTCATTGAGAACCATCTCTGCATGCCCTGGCAAAAAGTCCCTTCCCCCAAGGCCGTATATCTTATTTATCAATAAAGGCCTTTCTTTAATGTGTAGCAGTGCCGAGCTTATCTCCATAAACAGAGGCCCGTATCCGCCAAAAGAATCAGCCCTGTCCATAACGCTAATTGCCCTCACCTTCTTAAGTGTATCGGCAACTTCCTCGTACGGAAATGGCCTGAACAGCCTCGGTTTAAGCAGACCTGCCTTTATGCCTCTTCCCCTGAATTCATCAATAACATCCTTTGCAGTGCCTGCTGCTGAGCTGAGGATTACAAGTGCAATATCTGCATCGTCGAGTCTATACGCCTCAAAAAGTCCGTACTCCCTTTTGCTCAGTTTCTTAAATTCTGATGCAACATCGAGGACCACATCTTTCACCTTTGTCATTACTTCGTGTTGAGCCCTCTTGTATTCCATATAAAGGTCAGGCAGGATAAGAGGGCCATAGCTTTTGGGGTTATCGATATCAAGAAGGGGGTATAATTGTTTATATTCGCCGACAAAGTTCTTTACCTCAGTATCTTCGAGGTACTCTACTCTCTCTATTGAGTGACTTATGATAAATCCATCAAAGCAGACCATAACAGGGAGCCTTATATCCATGTGCTCTGCAATACGAAAGGCCTGTATGGTGTTGTCATATGCTTCCTGGGCATTCTCTGAATATAATTGAATCCATCCGGAGTCTCTCGCTCCCATGCTGTCTGAATGGTCACCGTGGATATTAAGAGGCGCTGAAAGCGCCCTGTTCACTAAAGGCATGACAACGGGCAGTCTCATTCCAGCGGCAATAAAAAGCATCTCCCACATAAGGGCAAGTCCCTGCGATGATGTAGCTGTTACCACCCTTCCGCCTGCTGCCGAGGCGCCTATGCATGCGCTCATAGCACTGTGTTCGCTTTCAACGAGTATAACTTCGGTGTCTACTTTTCCATCAGATACAAAACCTGAGAACCTCTGCATCAGGTCTGTCTGCGGCGTAATGGGGTATGCAGCGCACACATCGGGATTTATCTGTCTGAGCGCTTCTGCCGATGCCTCGTTTCCAGTTACAGCAACAACCCTCGCCATTTACTTGCCCTCCTCTACCATTACTATGGCCTTCTGTCCTTTCTTTCCAGGGCATTCAAGGGCACAAATACCACAACCCTTACAATAATCATAATTAAATTCTGCCCTTTTACCATCTTTCACATTTATTGCCATGTCAGGGCAGTAAAGCCAGCAGAAAAGGCACTGTATACAGTTTTCCTCTTTCCATTCCGGTCTGAATGCCCGCCATGAGCCTGTCTTGAATTCTACAGCATTCCCTGGCTCCAGGATAACAGCGCCTGGTGTAAGCTCTTTCCATCCCTTTTGTTTCACCCTTCTCTTACCTCCTCATATCCACGCCTTGTAGCCTCA
This portion of the Nitrospirota bacterium genome encodes:
- a CDS encoding pyruvate ferredoxin oxidoreductase (catalyzes the formation of acetyl-CoA from pyruvate and coenzyme A) translates to MPLKLKELSKKEDLFTHGHRMCSGCGTPIIIKQVLMASDYPVIASNATGCLEVSSCISLYTAWKIPWIHSAFENAAATIAGVETMYSALKKQGKIDREIKFVAFGGDGGTYDIGLQSLSGAMERGHDMLYICYDNGAYMNTGIQRSSATPFGADTTTSPAGSVVPGKMQQRKNLTKIMAAHDIPYVAQASPAHWQDLIRKVKKAFEIKGPKFMNVISPCNRGWRSRTDDAIELSRLAVDTCYWPLYEVENGITKVTYTPRNKKPIVDFLKPQGRFKHLFSPENEWILKKLQEDIDKEWDELLRASSIEK
- the porA gene encoding pyruvate ferredoxin oxidoreductase, coding for MARVVAVTGNEASAEALRQINPDVCAAYPITPQTDLMQRFSGFVSDGKVDTEVILVESEHSAMSACIGASAAGGRVVTATSSQGLALMWEMLFIAAGMRLPVVMPLVNRALSAPLNIHGDHSDSMGARDSGWIQLYSENAQEAYDNTIQAFRIAEHMDIRLPVMVCFDGFIISHSIERVEYLEDTEVKNFVGEYKQLYPLLDIDNPKSYGPLILPDLYMEYKRAQHEVMTKVKDVVLDVASEFKKLSKREYGLFEAYRLDDADIALVILSSAAGTAKDVIDEFRGRGIKAGLLKPRLFRPFPYEEVADTLKKVRAISVMDRADSFGGYGPLFMEISSALLHIKERPLLINKIYGLGGRDFLPGHAEMVLNELMEIVETGKFKTIKEYIGVRE
- a CDS encoding 4Fe-4S binding protein, whose protein sequence is MKQKGWKELTPGAVILEPGNAVEFKTGSWRAFRPEWKEENCIQCLFCWLYCPDMAINVKDGKRAEFNYDYCKGCGICALECPGKKGQKAIVMVEEGK